One window of the Melospiza melodia melodia isolate bMelMel2 chromosome 15, bMelMel2.pri, whole genome shotgun sequence genome contains the following:
- the HEXA gene encoding beta-hexosaminidase subunit alpha yields the protein MAAARALQLSLLRLLLLPPLLLPGPAGAVWPQPQAQSFPPGGGRCPVPARRFRFAVADGSAVGPGCAVLDAAFQRYWPLLFGRATENEPSWETPCASLLVYVSTPGCDGFPSLDSSESYKLSVSKGSMLLSAETIWGALRGLETFSQLVGRDENGMYYINETEIVDFPRFPHRGLLLDTSRHYLPLKAILETLDVMAYNKFNVFHWHIVDDPSFPYESSTFPELSKQGAFNAMTHVYTASDVRSVIEYARLRGIRVIAEFDTPGHTLSWGPGAPGLLTPCYVGQGPSGVYGPINPIVNSTYQFVTSLFQEISAVFPDFYLHLGGDEVDFTCWKSNPEIRAFMVQMGLGQDYKKLESFYIQRLLDIVSSLGKGYIVWQEVFDNDVKLRPDTIIHVWKENDLQYLNEIANVTRSGYRALLSAPWYLNRISYGQDWIKAYKVEPLMFEGSPEQKALVIGGEACMWGEYVDVTNLTPRLWPRAGAVAERLWSNETVGNVQDAYARLAEFRCTLLGRGVQAQPLYVGYCEHEFGEV from the exons atggcggcggcgcgggcgctgcagCTGTCGCTGCtccggctgctgctgctcccgccgctgctgctgccgggcCCGGCGGGGGCCGTATGGCCGCAGCCCCAGGCCCAGAGCTTCCCGCCCGGCGGCGGCCGCTGCCCGGTGCCGGCCCGCCGGTTCCGCTTCGCCGTGGCGGACGGCTCGGCCGTGGGGCCGGGCTGCGCCGTGCTGGACGCCGCCTTCCAGCGGTACTGGCCGCTGCTCTTCGGCCGTGCCACCG AGAATGAGCCGTCCTGGGAAACACCCTGCGCCAGTCTTCTCGTCTATGTTTCCACTCCAGGCTGTGATGGGTTTCCCAGCCTGGACTCCAGCGAGAGCT ATAAGCTGTCTGTCTCCAAAGGCTCCATGCTGCTCTCAGCAGAGACCATCTGGGGAGCTCTCCGAg GCCTGGAAACATTCAGCCAGCTTGTTGGGAGAGATGAAAATGGCATG TACTACATCAATGAGACAGAAATCGTGGACTTTCCCCGCTTCCCTCACCGGGGACTGTTGCTGGACACCTCTCGTCACTACCTGCCTCTGAAAGCTATCCTGGAAACTCTG GATGTCATGGCTTACAACAAGTTCAATGTGTTTCACTGGCACATTGTGGACGACCCATCATTCCCCTATGAGAGTTCCACGTTCCCAGAGCTCAGCAAGCAG GGGGCCTTCAATGCCATGACCCACGTGTACACAGCCAGCGACGTGCGCAGCGTCATCGAGTACGCGCGGCTGCGCGGCATCCGAGTCATCGCCGAGTTCGACACCCCCGGCCACACGCTCTCCTGGGGGCCAG GTGCTCCAGGCCTCCTGACTCCCTGCTATGTGGGCCAGGGTCCTTCTGGAGTCTATGGGCCCATCAACCCCATTGTTAACAGCACCTACCAGTTTGTGACCAGTTTGTTCCAAGAGATCAGCGCTGTGTTCCCAGACTTCTATCTCCACCTCGGTGGTGATGAGGTGGATTTCACGTGCTG GAAATCCAATCCAGAAATCCGTGCTTTCATGGTTCAGATGGGCCTTGGTCAAGATTACAAAAAATTAGAGTCTTTCTACATCCAGAG GCTTCTGGACATCGTCTCTTCCCTTGGCAAAGGTTATATTGTGTGGCAGGAGGTGTTTGACAACGACGTGAAG CTGAGGCCTGACACCATCATCCACGTGTGGAAGGAGAACGACCTGCAGTACCTGAACGAGATTGCCAATGTCACCAGGTCTGGCTacagggctctgctctctgctccctGGTACCTCAACCGCATCTCCTACGGGCAGGACTGGATAAAAGCATATAAGGTGGAGCCCTTGATGTTTGAAG GCAGCCCTGAGCAGAAGGCCCTGGTGATCGGTGGCGAGGCCTGCATGTGGGGTGAATATGTGGATGTCACCAACCTGACCCCCAGGCTCTG GCCAAGAGCTGGGGCCGTAGCTGAGAGACTCTGGAGCAATGAGACTGTTGGGAACGTGCAGGACGCGTACGCCCGGCTGGCGGAGTTCCGCTGCACGCTGCTCGG GCGTGGTGTCCAGGCACAGCCTCTCTACGTTGGATACTGTGAGCATGAATTTGGCGAGGTTTGA